The genomic stretch TTACAATGAAGGTAGGGTAAAAATAAGTTTCTCCTGTTGAGAGAGGGGTAAAGCGATGACAAGTTTAACTTTAAAAGAAGAAGACTATTCCAGTATCACGGCGGAAGAAGTGGCGGAAATTGCCGCTAGGCTTGAGCAGGATGACTATGGTACAGCCTTTGAGGGATTGCAAGATTGGCATTTACTGCGTGCCATTGCATTTCATCGTCAAGATTTAGTTGAGCCTTATTTCTATCTCTTGGACATTGAGGCTTATGACGAATCATGATCATCCATTATCACGGAAAAATATTTTGATTTGTGTGGGAGGAGGCATCGCCGCTTATAAAGTATGTGAAGTCATCTCCCAATTATATAAATGGGGAGTAAATTTAGAAATTATTTTGACAGATTCTGCTCAAAAATTTATTACCCCTTTAACCTTATCTACTTTAGCCCGAAAATCTGCCTATACCGATCGAGATTTTTGGCAACCTGTTTATTCTCGTCCGTTACATATTACCCTAGGAGAATGGGCAGATTTAATGGTTATTGCACCCTTAACAGCAAATACTTTAGGTAAATTAGTTTATGGTTTAGCAGATAATTTGCTGACTAACACGATTTTGGCTTCTACTTGTCCAATTATAGTCGCCCCGGCTATGAATACACAAATGTGGTTACAAAAATCCGTACAAGATAATTGGCAAAAGTTACATCGAGATTCCCGTTATCATCTATTACATACTAATACGGGGTTACTAGCGTGTGATCAAGTTGGGAAAGGAAGAATGGCAGAAGCAAAAGAAATTTTAATCTCGATCGAGTCTATTATTAGTAGTCAAGGAAAACGAGATTTAGTCGGAAAAAATATTTTAATCAGTGGAGGCAATACAAGAGAATACATTGATCCTGTTAGATTTATTGGTAATCCAGCGACAGGAAAAATGGGAATAGCTTTAGCCAACGCCTGTTATTATCGTGGGGGAAAAGTAACTTTAGTGGCAGGAAACATCAACTCTCAATTATTACAACAATTACCGCCAATTCAGATTATATCAGTCACCACCGCCGAAGAAATGGAATCAGCAATGATGAGTAATTTTTCTCAAGCGGATATAACTTATATGGCTGCAGCCGTTGCCGATGTTAAACCTTGTAATTATTCTTCTCAGAAATTGAGTAAGCAATCCTTACCCTCAAACCTTAAATTAGAGCAAGTTAACGATATTGTAGCAAAATTAGGGGAAATTAAACAACCAACCCAAAAATTAATCGGATTTGCCGCTCAAACAGGAGATATTCTCACCCCCGCCAAAGAAAAATTACAACGCAAAAAGTTAGATGCGATCGTAGCGAATCCCATAGACAAAGATAATGCAGGATTTGCCACAGATACTAATGAAGCAATACTAATCGATCGTCAAGAACAACAAACTATTATTGAAACTACCACAAAATTAACCCTAGCTCATCACATTATTAATAAAACTCTGGAGAATTGAGAATTGTCAACTGTCCATTCCCTATACTTTTTCAGCAAACTCTAAGTACTTATAACTATGGACAACTTAGCGGTAAATCACTATTTTCTCGTTGTTTAAGAGTCACATCCCAACCATCTCGATTCCACCATAAACGACGAGAGGGAGATTCCGCCCAAAAATCAAGGATTTCCAATTGCCCTTTTTGAAAAATTAATTGAGGAAATTCAGGATAATCTACATCTTTTTTTTCATCGTAGATTTGATTGAAAAAATTGAGACAGACTTTCAAACCATCTTTAACTGTTAAAATTTCCGTTGTTTCTCCTTTCAACTTCCCATCATCATAACTCAAAAAACCCTGATAAGATTTACCTTGAAGTGAACCTTCTGTTATCTTGATCGTAAAATCATAGATAATAGGTTTAGCCACAACAAAATTTATCGGGATCAAAGAAAAACCCAAACTAATAATACTCAGCAAATTAATTTTATTTCTCATTATTAAACAATTTAGACAATATAGTTTTTAAGAAGATGGGCAATAGGAAAAACAATAGATAATCTTAAATATTCTCAAAGTAATTTTCATCGAATTTACTTACAAATAGATTATTTTCATCTAATTCCTCATTTTGATTATCAATATCAGAGGCAATCATGCTAAAGGTGACTTTATTTTTAAAAGATAGAAAGTTACCAACTTGAAACTCAATTAGCATGAATGGGATTTAACCTCTCTGAAATTATTTTCTATTTAGATATTAGGGCATTATGAAGGGTAATTGCAATTCTACAGTAAAATCTACATCATTAACTTAATCGATCGAGCTGATAAATTCTCATAGCTATATTTGTTAAAATAATTACTTGCAGAATAAAAACAGAAGTTAATTTCTGGTAAATTATCAAGATAAAATGCTCAATCCTAATTTAGAAGCTATAGAACTTAATAAAGAAGAGTACGAGCGCTATGCTAGACATATAATTTTGCCCGAAGTAGGTTTGGAAGGGCAAAAGCGTATTAAATCAGCTAGTGTACTCTGTGTTGGTACAGGTGGACTGGGTTCGCCTTTAATTCTTTATCTCGCCGCCTCTGGTATCGGTAGAATTGGTATCGTTGATTTTGATGTAGTTGACGCTTCCAACTTACAAAGACAAATTATTCACGGTACTTCATGGATAGGTAAACCCAAAATTGAGTCAGCTAAACACCGTATTTTAGAAATAAACCCTGCTTGTCAAGTGGATTTATATGAGACTCGTTTAAGTGCAGAAAATGCTTTATCTATTCTTGAGCCTTACGATATAATCATTGACGGTACAGATAATTTCCCTACTCGTTACCTAGTTAATGATGCTTGTGTATTATTAAACAAACCTAACGTTTACGGTTCAATCTTCCGTTTTGAAGGACAAGCAACAGTATTTAACTATGAAGGTGGCCCGAATTATCGAGACTTATATCCCGAACCACCACCACCCGGCATGGTACCATCTTGTGCAGAAGGGGGCGTCTTAGGGGTACTACCCGGCATAATTGGCACAATCCAAGCCACTGAAGCTATTAAGATTATTCTAGGGGCAAAAAATACTCTTAACGGGCGTTTATTGTTATTCAATGCTTGGGAAATGAAATTTAGAGAGTTGAAATTACGTCCTAATCCCGTGCGCCCTGTTATCGAGAAATTGATTGATTATGAGCAGTTTTGCGGTATTCCTCAAGCAAAAGCAGAAGAAGAAAAAAGTGCGACACAATTACAGGAAATGACGGTAACAGAATTAAAGGCTTTACTTGATAGTGATGCTAATGATTATGTACTAATTGATGTTCGTAATCCTAATGAGTATCAAATTGCTAAAATTCCTAATGCGGTTTTAATTCCCTTACCTGATATTGAAGACGGTGACGGAGTTGCCAAAGTTAAAGAGTTAGTAAAAGGGAAAAGTCGATTGATTGCTCATTGTAAGCTAGGTGGCCGTTCAGCTAAAGCCTTACAGATTCTCAAACAAGCAGGAATTGAAGGTATTAACATTAAAGGTGGCATCACAGCTTGGAGTAAAGAAGTTGATTCTTCTGTACCTGAATATTAATTAACAATTAACAATTAACAATTAACGTTTTTGTCTATCTCCACATCACCTAATTATTTTTCAAATTCTTTCCATCATTGTAAAATCTTAGTTCGATCGAGGAGTAGATTATGTTAAAACTGATTATACAGAGTATTTGCTTAAAATCATGATCGCTTTAACTGAAAACATTTTCATTCCTACTCAAGATGATTTACCTTCTGATGATGACGACAAAATGGAAACTTCACGCCATAAATATCAAATGGATTTACTCCTAGAAACTATTTACCCTTGGTTAGAAAAACGTCAGGATGGGTATGCGGGTGGAAATATGTTTGTCTATTTTAGTGTGAACCAAGTCAAAAACCATGATTATAAAGGCCCTGATTTTTTTTGTGCTTTAGATGTACCTCAAAAAGAAAGAAAAAGTTGGGTAGTATGGGAAGAAGGAAAAGCGCCTGATGTGGTTATTGAACTATTATCGGAAAGTACTGCTAATTATGACAAAAACGAGAAAAAATTAATTTATCAAAATCGGTTACGAGTCCTAGAATATTTTTGGTACGATCCTTTTAATCCTGATGATTGGGCTGGTTTTAGTTTGGAAAAAGGTGGGTATCAACCCTTAAAATTAGATGATCGGAATCGATATATTAGTGAACAATTACAATTAGCTTTAGTGCGTTGGCAAGGAGTTTATCGAGGAATTGATGCGGTTTGGTTGCGTTGGCAAACTTTAGATGGGAAATTATTACCTACAGATAAAGAGGTAAGTGAATTAGAAAAACAACGGGCTGATGAGGCACAATTAGAGATTGCTCGATTAAAAGAGTTATTGCGAAATTCTGGTGTTGAAATTTTGTAGATGAGCAAACAACAGTTAAGATAATTTTGCTTATTTCTTTACCCATTGAGAATGAATGGACTTTCGGACTTTTGAATAAGTTTAGATAAGTTTGTTTTAGCCATAAAATAAAAGTTGCATATTTTTAAATTACTAAAAAACTAAAACTCTTCTACAGCAGTTATGATCAATTAGCACTCAGCTATCAGTTATACTCGCCAAGGTTATCATTTGAGTATTTCAAAAACTTCTATTGCCTTTTGCTTAACCTCAACAGTATTTTTTATTCCCTTACTGAGTGTAAATATGATTTGATTTATTTTAAAAATATAATTGTTATAAAACCCTCAGTTTTAAATTAACCTAATATCTATTACCTAAAACCTAACATCTTTTCTAATGGTTTCTCTACTTAATCCTCCAGAATCAAAAATTACTGATACAATCACGATCGATGTTAATGGAATGAAATGTGCAGGATGCGTTAAAGCTGTAGAAAGGCAAATCATCCAACACAAAGGCATTATCTCCGCTAATGTCAATCTAATAACCTCTG from Geminocystis sp. NIES-3709 encodes the following:
- a CDS encoding DUF2555 domain-containing protein; the protein is MTSLTLKEEDYSSITAEEVAEIAARLEQDDYGTAFEGLQDWHLLRAIAFHRQDLVEPYFYLLDIEAYDES
- the coaBC gene encoding bifunctional phosphopantothenoylcysteine decarboxylase/phosphopantothenate--cysteine ligase CoaBC, whose protein sequence is MTNHDHPLSRKNILICVGGGIAAYKVCEVISQLYKWGVNLEIILTDSAQKFITPLTLSTLARKSAYTDRDFWQPVYSRPLHITLGEWADLMVIAPLTANTLGKLVYGLADNLLTNTILASTCPIIVAPAMNTQMWLQKSVQDNWQKLHRDSRYHLLHTNTGLLACDQVGKGRMAEAKEILISIESIISSQGKRDLVGKNILISGGNTREYIDPVRFIGNPATGKMGIALANACYYRGGKVTLVAGNINSQLLQQLPPIQIISVTTAEEMESAMMSNFSQADITYMAAAVADVKPCNYSSQKLSKQSLPSNLKLEQVNDIVAKLGEIKQPTQKLIGFAAQTGDILTPAKEKLQRKKLDAIVANPIDKDNAGFATDTNEAILIDRQEQQTIIETTTKLTLAHHIINKTLEN
- the moeB gene encoding molybdopterin-synthase adenylyltransferase MoeB; the encoded protein is MLNPNLEAIELNKEEYERYARHIILPEVGLEGQKRIKSASVLCVGTGGLGSPLILYLAASGIGRIGIVDFDVVDASNLQRQIIHGTSWIGKPKIESAKHRILEINPACQVDLYETRLSAENALSILEPYDIIIDGTDNFPTRYLVNDACVLLNKPNVYGSIFRFEGQATVFNYEGGPNYRDLYPEPPPPGMVPSCAEGGVLGVLPGIIGTIQATEAIKIILGAKNTLNGRLLLFNAWEMKFRELKLRPNPVRPVIEKLIDYEQFCGIPQAKAEEEKSATQLQEMTVTELKALLDSDANDYVLIDVRNPNEYQIAKIPNAVLIPLPDIEDGDGVAKVKELVKGKSRLIAHCKLGGRSAKALQILKQAGIEGINIKGGITAWSKEVDSSVPEY
- a CDS encoding Uma2 family endonuclease; translation: MIALTENIFIPTQDDLPSDDDDKMETSRHKYQMDLLLETIYPWLEKRQDGYAGGNMFVYFSVNQVKNHDYKGPDFFCALDVPQKERKSWVVWEEGKAPDVVIELLSESTANYDKNEKKLIYQNRLRVLEYFWYDPFNPDDWAGFSLEKGGYQPLKLDDRNRYISEQLQLALVRWQGVYRGIDAVWLRWQTLDGKLLPTDKEVSELEKQRADEAQLEIARLKELLRNSGVEIL